The Chitinophaga flava genome has a segment encoding these proteins:
- the nagA gene encoding N-acetylglucosamine-6-phosphate deacetylase translates to MLTAFTNGTIFTGTQVLTGKTLLLEHGQVLALVNPDEVPAHATIIDCGGQFIAPGLLDLQIYGGGGYLFSSQPSVAALQAMIRALVKNGTTGFLLTLATNSIDLFKQCISIVQENPHPAVLGMHLEGPYINPVKKGAHIQAYIKRPQMKEVEDLLAAARGVVKMMTLAPEMCDPAIIRYLHAQGVVVSAGHSNATFEEASSGFMNGVKAVTHLFNAMSSLHHRDTGLPGATFCNAGVYASIIADNIHVDDSALVISKKMLGDRLFLITDAVETNREGDYQHVAQEDRFTLPDGTLSGSRLTLLGAVKRCVEHADIPLDEALRMATLYPATLMGLKDRGRIEPGCRADILIFNRQYKAVRVYISGELQ, encoded by the coding sequence ATGCTCACTGCTTTCACCAATGGAACCATTTTTACCGGCACACAGGTGTTGACCGGAAAAACATTATTACTGGAACATGGGCAGGTACTGGCACTGGTAAATCCTGATGAGGTACCTGCCCATGCGACCATCATCGACTGCGGAGGGCAGTTTATTGCGCCGGGCCTGCTGGACTTGCAGATCTATGGTGGCGGTGGTTACTTGTTTTCCAGCCAACCATCTGTAGCAGCGCTGCAGGCGATGATCCGTGCGTTGGTGAAAAACGGTACTACGGGTTTCCTGCTTACGTTGGCCACCAACAGCATAGACTTGTTCAAACAATGTATTTCGATTGTGCAGGAAAACCCTCATCCAGCTGTATTGGGTATGCACCTGGAAGGTCCTTATATCAATCCGGTAAAAAAGGGTGCCCATATCCAGGCATATATCAAACGTCCTCAGATGAAGGAGGTGGAAGACTTGCTGGCCGCGGCAAGGGGAGTGGTGAAGATGATGACGCTGGCACCTGAGATGTGTGATCCGGCTATCATTCGTTACCTGCATGCACAGGGCGTGGTGGTATCTGCCGGGCATAGTAACGCCACTTTTGAAGAGGCCTCTTCCGGCTTTATGAATGGTGTTAAGGCAGTAACGCATCTGTTTAATGCCATGTCCTCACTGCATCACCGCGATACCGGCCTGCCTGGAGCTACCTTCTGTAATGCCGGCGTATATGCCAGCATCATCGCCGATAATATTCATGTGGATGATAGCGCACTCGTCATCAGCAAAAAAATGCTGGGCGACCGCCTCTTCCTGATCACCGATGCTGTAGAAACCAATCGTGAAGGCGACTACCAGCATGTGGCCCAGGAAGACCGCTTCACCCTTCCCGACGGCACCCTCTCCGGCTCACGCCTCACGCTCCTGGGAGCCGTAAAGCGTTGTGTGGAGCATGCAGACATACCTCTGGATGAAGCCTTGCGTATGGCCACCCTCTACCCGGCCACCCTTATGGGCCTCAAAGACCGCGGCCGTATAGAACCAGGCTGCCGGGCAGACATCCTTATCTTCAACCGCCAGTACAAGGCCGTCCGGGTATACATCTCAGGAGAATTACAGTAA
- a CDS encoding glycoside hydrolase family 9 protein — MKHALKNIICAFALAALATTSVFAATSSWIRINQLGYLPGGIKVAVWGSKGTVVPSAFQLVDSASGRVVFTAGTGKAFGHYGPFNQTARLDFSTWKRSGTYYLKAGEAKSPYFRIANNVYAGTADFVLRYMRQQRSWFNPFLKDSCHTHDGYTLYGPMSDSTHLDVAGGWHDASDYLQYSTTSANATYHLLAAYRDFPQVFGDNYEANGLEGSNQVADVLDEARWGLDWLLKMHPRDTWMFNQIADDRDHHGMRLPKEDDFYGRGLERPVYFCSGQPQVRGKFMNKTTGVASTAGKFASAFALGYQLLRNKDAAYAGILQQKAVTAYAMGLKQPGVCQTASVLSPYIYAEDNWVDDMELAAASLYHIGKKDVYRQQALAYAEQEKITPWLGSDTAHHYQWYPFINLGHYELAKQLSNKDKQTVTGYYKTGIEKVWQKAKNNAFYRYIPFIWCSNNLTTSFAIQCYWYRQLTGSKAFEALEQANFDWLFGCNPWGTSMVYGLPAQGDTPEDPHSAFTHLGHYPIDGGLVDGPVYTNIYKNLIGIKLSKPDAYAEFQSDLAVYHDDFGDYSTNEPTMDGTASLVYLLAAMDNEGHKAVPAKRPVAPSKPAVPSASAGTYAHGAIIRGNTHQKTLTLVFTGDEFADGGAVIRQVLQHYRVPAAFFLTGKFYGNPAFQPLIKQLQADGHYLGPHSDQHPLYCDWQKRDSLLISRKAFQQDLSDNYHRMETLGIKKTAAPYFLPPYEWYNDTIAEWTREEGLQLVNFTPGTRSNADYTTPAMNGYRTSDQIYDSIMQYEAAQPAGLNGFMLLMHIGTDPARTDKFYNKLDILIRSLKDKGYRFVGINELLQ, encoded by the coding sequence ATGAAACACGCGCTGAAAAATATAATATGCGCTTTTGCGCTGGCTGCACTCGCTACAACAAGTGTTTTTGCGGCTACTAGCTCCTGGATTAGGATCAACCAGCTCGGTTATCTTCCCGGAGGCATTAAAGTGGCGGTATGGGGTAGTAAGGGCACGGTGGTACCGTCTGCTTTCCAGCTGGTGGATTCTGCGAGTGGCAGAGTGGTGTTTACGGCGGGGACGGGCAAGGCTTTCGGGCATTATGGCCCGTTTAACCAGACGGCACGGCTGGATTTCAGTACCTGGAAACGTTCCGGGACTTATTATCTGAAAGCGGGAGAGGCGAAGTCACCTTATTTTCGTATAGCCAATAACGTTTATGCGGGTACGGCAGACTTTGTGCTGCGTTATATGCGTCAGCAGCGTAGTTGGTTTAATCCTTTTTTGAAAGATTCATGTCATACCCATGACGGCTATACGTTGTATGGTCCTATGTCCGACAGTACGCATCTGGATGTGGCTGGTGGCTGGCATGATGCCAGTGATTACCTGCAATATTCTACTACGTCTGCTAATGCTACCTATCATTTACTGGCGGCGTATCGTGATTTCCCGCAGGTATTTGGTGATAACTATGAAGCCAATGGACTGGAGGGCAGCAACCAGGTGGCTGATGTACTGGATGAGGCCCGCTGGGGGCTCGACTGGTTATTGAAAATGCATCCGCGTGATACCTGGATGTTTAACCAGATCGCCGACGACCGCGACCATCATGGTATGCGGCTGCCTAAAGAAGATGATTTCTACGGCAGAGGATTGGAGCGGCCGGTATATTTCTGCTCTGGTCAACCACAGGTCAGAGGTAAATTCATGAATAAAACGACAGGCGTAGCCTCTACTGCAGGTAAGTTTGCCAGTGCTTTTGCACTTGGCTACCAGCTGCTCCGTAATAAGGACGCTGCTTATGCCGGCATCCTGCAACAGAAAGCTGTTACAGCCTATGCTATGGGGCTGAAACAACCCGGTGTCTGCCAGACGGCCTCTGTGCTTTCTCCCTATATCTATGCAGAAGATAACTGGGTAGATGATATGGAATTGGCTGCGGCTTCGTTATATCATATCGGTAAAAAAGATGTCTACCGGCAACAGGCGCTCGCCTATGCCGAACAGGAGAAGATTACACCCTGGCTGGGATCGGATACCGCCCATCATTACCAGTGGTATCCTTTCATCAACCTCGGACATTATGAACTGGCCAAACAGCTCAGTAACAAAGACAAACAAACCGTTACCGGATATTATAAAACGGGCATAGAAAAAGTATGGCAGAAAGCAAAAAACAATGCTTTCTATCGTTACATCCCTTTTATCTGGTGCAGTAATAACCTGACCACTTCATTTGCCATTCAGTGTTACTGGTACCGGCAGCTTACGGGTAGTAAGGCATTTGAAGCATTGGAACAGGCCAACTTCGACTGGCTGTTTGGCTGCAATCCATGGGGTACCAGTATGGTGTATGGCCTGCCGGCACAGGGTGATACTCCGGAGGATCCGCATTCTGCATTCACGCACCTGGGACATTATCCGATTGATGGAGGGCTGGTAGACGGTCCCGTATATACGAATATTTACAAGAACCTCATTGGTATTAAACTGTCCAAACCGGATGCCTACGCTGAATTTCAGAGCGATCTGGCTGTGTATCACGACGACTTCGGCGACTACAGCACCAATGAGCCTACTATGGACGGTACCGCTTCACTGGTTTATCTGCTGGCTGCTATGGATAACGAAGGACATAAAGCCGTTCCTGCTAAAAGGCCTGTTGCACCTTCTAAACCAGCGGTGCCTTCGGCATCTGCCGGCACCTACGCCCATGGCGCTATCATTCGCGGAAACACGCATCAAAAAACGCTCACACTTGTCTTTACCGGCGATGAGTTTGCTGATGGTGGAGCGGTGATACGACAGGTATTACAACACTATCGGGTGCCCGCCGCTTTTTTTCTGACCGGAAAATTTTATGGCAATCCGGCTTTTCAACCGCTGATCAAACAACTGCAGGCCGATGGACATTATCTCGGACCACATTCTGATCAGCATCCGCTGTACTGCGACTGGCAAAAACGTGACAGTCTGCTGATATCCCGGAAAGCCTTTCAGCAGGACCTTTCAGACAACTACCACAGAATGGAAACATTAGGTATTAAAAAAACGGCTGCTCCCTATTTTTTACCGCCCTACGAATGGTACAACGATACCATCGCGGAATGGACCCGGGAAGAAGGATTGCAATTGGTCAATTTCACACCCGGCACACGCTCCAACGCAGACTATACCACACCTGCCATGAATGGTTACCGAACTTCAGATCAGATCTATGACTCCATCATGCAGTATGAAGCAGCGCAACCTGCCGGGCTCAATGGTTTTATGCTGCTGATGCATATTGGTACTGATCCTGCCCGTACAGATAAATTCTATAATAAACTCGATATCCTCATCCGGTCGTTAAAAGATAAAGGATATCGTTTTGTGGGTATCAACGAATTACTTCAATAA